From the genome of Gemmatimonas phototrophica, one region includes:
- a CDS encoding TonB-dependent receptor family protein: protein MIAAGVRSLVQMGLLAGALTPSLHAQQTTPQSAADSAKARAAQNLQAVNVSVTRDAARSPFELPFAVSTAPLSARPALRRTGVSDLLLGVPGVQVQDRANPSQDQRIALRGFGARSAFGVRGVRVLRDGVPLSLPDGQTPTDWLDLETVEQVDVVRGTAAALYGNAAGGVINMRSRAPSSAPLSAQLRLWDGGGLQRANAQLSGTQADTTGRWQRAAWLLSATRTAGNGPRTWSRLDASSLFARGLATIAGTRWEVQGTHYDAPRAENTGALTAAELSRDPRLPDSLNITRRSRKAARQSQVALLAERDVAGGTLRASLFGATRTLDNPLPFAIVAVDRQVVGGGVHGAWRLPNTPWPVRLGAGVDAQAQADERSNFENCAAVAPSAPPTVQCPVSRVERGATRLEQQERASSVGGYGRVEVEAPHGLFASAALRYDQVAFRVTDRFITATNLNDSGNRTLGAVSPMLGLTWRARPLWSLYANLSTAFETPTVTELTNQADGAAGLNAQLEPQRTRTVEIGTQAVLWQHIRADVALFRAAVLDELVPFDVPNQPGRRAFRNAGRSTRTGAETSVRGEWRAVDIGAAYTWSKFRFDRYDVGTVSFAGKRIPGVPEQYLQAFSTLRARGLWSTVEYTAASRASANDAGTIYGAGYSVWNWRAGYDVPAVGGVRMQPTVSLENAFDRRYASSLVVNATRNRYFEPGLPRRVSFLMSLSWE from the coding sequence GTGATCGCTGCCGGCGTCCGCTCGCTGGTACAAATGGGGCTGCTGGCCGGTGCGCTCACCCCGTCGCTGCACGCCCAGCAAACCACACCTCAGTCGGCAGCCGATTCCGCGAAAGCGCGGGCCGCGCAGAATCTCCAGGCGGTCAACGTCAGCGTAACCCGCGACGCCGCTCGCTCGCCGTTTGAACTGCCCTTCGCGGTGTCTACCGCACCGTTGTCGGCACGGCCTGCCCTGCGCCGCACGGGCGTGAGTGATTTACTGCTGGGGGTGCCCGGTGTGCAGGTGCAGGATCGGGCCAATCCCTCGCAGGACCAGCGTATCGCCCTTCGCGGATTCGGTGCGCGCTCGGCCTTTGGTGTGCGTGGCGTCCGTGTATTGCGTGATGGCGTCCCGCTGTCGCTCCCCGATGGACAGACCCCCACCGATTGGCTGGACCTCGAAACGGTGGAGCAGGTGGATGTGGTGCGTGGCACCGCCGCCGCACTCTATGGCAATGCGGCTGGCGGCGTGATCAACATGCGCTCACGCGCACCATCATCGGCCCCGTTGAGTGCGCAGCTGCGTCTGTGGGATGGCGGCGGCTTGCAGCGCGCCAATGCCCAGCTCTCCGGAACACAGGCCGATACCACCGGCCGCTGGCAGCGGGCGGCGTGGCTGCTGTCGGCCACTCGTACCGCCGGGAATGGGCCGCGCACCTGGTCGCGTCTTGATGCGTCCAGTCTTTTTGCGCGTGGGTTGGCAACGATTGCGGGTACCCGCTGGGAAGTGCAGGGCACGCACTACGATGCCCCGCGGGCCGAGAATACCGGCGCACTCACAGCCGCCGAGCTGTCGCGTGATCCTCGCCTCCCGGATTCGCTGAATATCACGCGTCGCTCCCGCAAGGCGGCTCGCCAGTCGCAGGTGGCGCTGCTGGCCGAACGCGATGTCGCGGGTGGTACCCTGCGTGCCTCACTGTTTGGGGCGACGCGTACCCTCGACAATCCGCTGCCGTTTGCCATTGTGGCGGTGGATCGGCAGGTGGTTGGTGGTGGCGTACATGGAGCCTGGCGGCTGCCCAACACTCCGTGGCCCGTTCGACTCGGCGCTGGTGTGGACGCCCAGGCGCAAGCCGATGAGCGCTCCAACTTCGAGAATTGTGCCGCCGTCGCGCCCAGTGCGCCGCCCACCGTGCAATGCCCGGTGTCGCGTGTCGAGCGCGGAGCCACCCGTCTGGAACAGCAGGAACGGGCGTCTAGTGTGGGCGGTTACGGGCGCGTCGAAGTGGAAGCGCCGCACGGACTCTTTGCCAGCGCCGCACTGCGCTACGACCAGGTGGCGTTTCGTGTCACGGATCGCTTCATCACGGCCACCAATCTCAACGACTCCGGCAATCGAACGCTGGGCGCGGTGAGTCCGATGCTGGGACTCACCTGGCGGGCACGGCCGCTCTGGTCGCTTTATGCCAATCTGTCCACGGCGTTCGAAACGCCCACGGTCACGGAACTCACCAACCAGGCGGATGGCGCGGCAGGATTGAATGCGCAGCTCGAGCCGCAGCGGACGCGTACGGTGGAGATCGGAACGCAGGCCGTGCTCTGGCAGCATATACGCGCTGATGTCGCGCTCTTTCGCGCGGCGGTGCTGGATGAGCTGGTGCCGTTCGACGTGCCCAATCAGCCCGGACGCCGCGCCTTCCGCAATGCCGGCCGCTCCACGCGCACTGGAGCCGAAACCAGTGTGCGCGGTGAGTGGCGTGCCGTAGATATTGGCGCCGCCTACACCTGGTCCAAATTCCGCTTTGATCGCTACGATGTTGGCACCGTGTCATTCGCGGGCAAGCGCATTCCCGGTGTGCCGGAACAGTATCTGCAAGCCTTCAGCACGCTGCGCGCGCGCGGCCTCTGGAGCACGGTGGAATACACGGCGGCCTCTCGGGCCAGTGCCAATGATGCCGGTACCATTTACGGGGCCGGCTACAGCGTGTGGAACTGGCGTGCCGGGTACGATGTCCCCGCCGTGGGCGGTGTGCGAATGCAGCCCACGGTATCGCTGGAGAACGCCTTTGATCGGCGCTACGCGTCGAGCCTCGTGGTCAATGCCACACGCAATCGCTACTTCGAACCGGGACTGCCGCGACGCGTGTCGTTCCTGATGTCGCTGTCGTGGGAGTGA
- a CDS encoding MBL fold metallo-hydrolase, whose product MFFRQLYDQALAQASYLIGCQATGEAIVIDPLRDPAPYLEVARAEGLRITHITETHIHADFVSGARELRAATGAQLFLSAEGGPDWQYAFAAADGATLLRDGDRIMVGNIRLDVMHTPGHTPEHLSFVVTDTPRGAGAMGVLTGDFVFVGDVGRPDLLEKAAKVANTMEAGAHTLFASVQRFRSLPDYLQVWPGHGAGSACGKALGAVPSSTVGYEKLANWGVGTTNEDDFVRMVLEGQPEPPRYFAEMKRINRDGAPVLGALAPLPRLSASAVRAQLGQPAVWHIDVRSAAAFAAQHLPGSLSVAYSKSFSTWVGSLVPYTADIVLLAPADGEALVERARHDLFHIGMDRVIGWAVVDDVLAEYVGHGGVPGQIKQRTAAELAALGEGQAVLDVRGRSEWAAGHIPHARHIPLGELPERLAELPAAPLVVQCQSGARSAIATSLLHRLGRRDAVNLQGGYAGWQANGLPTSLSSDLVNV is encoded by the coding sequence ATGTTCTTCCGCCAACTGTACGACCAAGCACTCGCTCAGGCGAGCTACCTGATTGGCTGCCAGGCCACGGGTGAAGCCATCGTCATCGATCCACTCCGCGACCCGGCGCCGTACCTCGAAGTTGCGCGCGCCGAAGGGCTCCGGATCACGCATATCACGGAGACGCACATCCACGCGGATTTCGTGTCGGGCGCCCGTGAACTGCGTGCCGCCACGGGAGCGCAGCTGTTCCTCTCGGCAGAAGGTGGTCCGGATTGGCAGTACGCCTTTGCTGCCGCCGACGGAGCCACCCTGCTGCGCGACGGGGATCGGATCATGGTGGGGAACATCCGCCTGGATGTGATGCATACGCCGGGGCACACACCGGAGCATCTATCGTTTGTGGTGACGGATACCCCCCGCGGCGCCGGTGCCATGGGGGTCCTCACGGGAGATTTTGTATTTGTCGGCGATGTGGGGCGTCCGGATCTGCTGGAGAAGGCGGCAAAGGTCGCCAATACCATGGAAGCCGGGGCGCACACGTTGTTTGCGTCGGTGCAGCGCTTCCGATCGCTGCCGGACTATCTCCAGGTGTGGCCGGGGCATGGCGCGGGGTCCGCGTGCGGCAAGGCGCTGGGGGCGGTGCCCTCCAGTACGGTGGGATACGAGAAGCTGGCCAATTGGGGGGTAGGGACCACCAACGAAGACGATTTCGTGCGCATGGTGCTGGAGGGGCAGCCGGAGCCGCCGCGCTATTTCGCCGAGATGAAGCGCATCAATCGTGACGGAGCGCCTGTACTGGGTGCCTTGGCCCCGTTGCCGCGACTGTCGGCCAGTGCCGTGCGTGCGCAGCTGGGACAGCCCGCGGTGTGGCACATTGATGTGCGCAGTGCGGCCGCGTTTGCGGCGCAGCATCTGCCTGGCAGCTTGAGTGTGGCCTACAGCAAGTCATTCAGTACCTGGGTGGGGTCACTGGTGCCGTATACGGCCGACATTGTGCTGCTGGCCCCGGCCGACGGCGAGGCCCTGGTGGAGCGGGCGCGTCATGATCTGTTCCACATTGGCATGGACCGGGTGATCGGCTGGGCAGTGGTTGATGATGTGCTGGCCGAGTATGTGGGCCACGGTGGTGTGCCGGGGCAGATCAAGCAGCGCACGGCGGCTGAGCTGGCGGCGCTGGGTGAGGGGCAGGCCGTGCTCGACGTGCGCGGGCGGAGCGAATGGGCCGCTGGCCACATTCCGCACGCGCGCCATATCCCTCTGGGGGAATTGCCGGAGCGTCTGGCGGAGCTCCCGGCGGCCCCGCTGGTAGTGCAGTGTCAGTCGGGGGCACGGTCGGCGATTGCGACCAGCCTGCTGCATCGACTTGGCCGCCGCGACGCCGTAAATCTGCAGGGAGGCTACGCAGGGTGGCAGGCCAACGGTTTGCCCACCAGTCTTTCAAGTGATCTCGTCAACGTCTGA
- a CDS encoding MarR family transcriptional regulator — MPSQPSLRPFDIAVALRLVLVPEDRYEPLALALATSTSAVHRSVARLQHAGICGAGSRTVLDSSLHEFLVYGARYAFPAVHGPERTGLPTAGAHPEIATVFGDGEPIRSLVWPMEGGPARGETLVPLFNGVTKVAARDGRLHKMLACVDAIRVGSTRQRGTASELLQHLIATRLQ, encoded by the coding sequence GTGCCATCACAACCATCGCTCCGGCCGTTCGACATCGCGGTTGCGCTTCGACTCGTGCTTGTGCCGGAGGATCGGTACGAGCCCCTCGCCTTGGCACTGGCGACCAGTACGAGCGCCGTGCACCGCTCCGTCGCCCGTTTGCAGCACGCCGGGATTTGCGGGGCCGGCAGTCGCACGGTGCTCGACAGCTCGTTGCATGAGTTTCTGGTGTACGGCGCGCGGTACGCGTTTCCGGCCGTGCACGGTCCTGAACGCACGGGGCTCCCCACCGCGGGGGCCCACCCGGAGATCGCCACGGTGTTCGGCGACGGTGAGCCCATCCGTTCGCTGGTGTGGCCCATGGAAGGCGGCCCGGCCCGCGGCGAAACGCTGGTCCCCCTATTCAATGGCGTCACCAAGGTGGCCGCACGCGACGGTCGTCTTCACAAAATGCTTGCCTGCGTGGACGCTATTCGCGTGGGAAGCACCCGCCAGCGCGGCACGGCCAGTGAGCTGCTGCAGCATCTGATCGCCACTCGCCTGCAGTAA
- a CDS encoding two-component system sensor histidine kinase NtrB: MAPPIPLRSACRFRAIFVSALQGQLLLDVNGTCLEVNPAALQVVGAKAADVIDVPLPLAPWFTGLPDAQRSVAHHLGAASTGNAVRFETETHLLDGRIGLLEVSITPASYADGAVGTLLCEMRDVTERRRSEDALREIGALTTIGRLSARVAHEINNPLAGIQNAFLLLADAVPQSHPHYLFLQAIDDEIQRIARVTRSLYETYQFEAPPDAPSNLALAVKDAVAFLDQVNRRRAVRITTELRGAPALVPVPDALLRQTLYNLVQNAVEASPVGGEVRLSITTEDDHCVIRVEDDGMRVPDHLRDLIFQPMSGERHANLRTGSMGIGLSLVHQSVQAIGGTVTLLNSTGHGATFVVRLPMTSVLQPLELARTAAGFQL, from the coding sequence ATGGCCCCACCAATCCCTCTGAGGTCGGCGTGTCGGTTCCGCGCCATTTTTGTGTCCGCGCTGCAAGGACAGCTGCTTCTTGATGTGAACGGCACTTGCCTGGAAGTGAACCCCGCCGCCTTGCAGGTCGTGGGGGCCAAAGCGGCTGATGTCATTGATGTTCCGCTCCCTCTGGCCCCGTGGTTCACCGGGCTCCCCGACGCCCAGCGCTCGGTCGCACACCACCTGGGGGCAGCCAGCACCGGCAACGCCGTACGCTTTGAAACCGAAACCCATCTTCTGGATGGCCGCATTGGGCTGCTGGAGGTGAGCATCACCCCCGCCTCGTATGCCGATGGTGCAGTCGGCACGCTGCTGTGCGAGATGCGCGATGTCACCGAGCGGCGGCGTTCCGAAGATGCGCTCCGGGAGATCGGGGCCCTGACTACCATTGGCCGGCTCTCGGCGCGCGTCGCCCATGAAATCAACAATCCCCTGGCGGGCATTCAGAATGCCTTTCTGCTGCTCGCCGATGCCGTGCCGCAGAGCCACCCGCACTATCTCTTTCTGCAGGCGATCGACGACGAGATCCAGCGCATCGCGCGCGTAACCCGTTCGCTGTACGAGACCTATCAGTTTGAAGCGCCGCCCGATGCGCCCAGCAATCTTGCGCTGGCGGTCAAGGACGCGGTGGCGTTCCTGGATCAGGTGAACCGTCGTCGCGCGGTGCGCATTACCACCGAACTGCGCGGCGCCCCGGCGCTGGTCCCGGTGCCCGACGCGCTGTTGCGGCAGACCTTGTACAATCTGGTGCAGAATGCGGTGGAAGCCTCACCGGTCGGGGGCGAAGTGCGGTTGTCGATCACCACCGAGGACGATCACTGCGTCATTCGGGTCGAGGATGATGGGATGCGTGTCCCGGATCATCTGCGCGACCTCATTTTTCAGCCGATGTCCGGTGAGCGTCACGCCAACCTGCGCACCGGGAGCATGGGCATTGGGCTCTCCCTGGTTCATCAATCGGTGCAGGCGATTGGCGGTACCGTCACGTTGCTCAACAGCACGGGGCACGGGGCCACCTTCGTGGTGCGGCTGCCCATGACGTCGGTGCTCCAGCCGTTGGAACTGGCGCGCACCGCTGCAGGCTTCCAGCTTTGA
- the argJ gene encoding bifunctional glutamate N-acetyltransferase/amino-acid acetyltransferase ArgJ, translating into MSDTSLFHATPVFPRGFRCASRNVGLKPSARDLTLFASDVDAAAAAVFTRNHFPGAPIILGRETIKGGVLRAVIANSKVSNVATGARGVENARRMATAAAAELGTSADRILVSSTGVIGVQLPIEKIEAGVVGMTAELQGDPMVGAEGIMTTDTHPKALSASVGPATITWVAKGSGMIEPNMATMLSYIFTDAAFDAATLDRLLRAAVAPSFNMLSVDTDTSTSDTCALLANGLAGAVDETEFLRVLIAGCTRMTQILARDGEGAEHLIRVEVTGALTAQEAHVVAKSIVNSPLVKTMVHGADPNVGRLLMAVGKCFDCTIRPDTTDAWINGFQVVGHGERLAFDDAVVRTTLSQEVVVLRVALGVGSGDAIAYGCDFTKGYIEENASYYSS; encoded by the coding sequence ATGTCCGACACCTCCCTTTTTCATGCCACGCCGGTTTTCCCGCGCGGCTTCCGCTGCGCCAGCCGCAACGTGGGGCTCAAGCCCAGCGCCCGCGATCTCACGCTCTTTGCCAGTGACGTGGACGCCGCCGCGGCGGCCGTGTTTACCCGCAATCATTTCCCCGGGGCGCCCATCATTCTTGGGCGGGAGACGATCAAGGGGGGTGTGCTGCGTGCCGTGATTGCCAACAGCAAGGTGAGCAACGTGGCAACCGGCGCGCGCGGCGTGGAGAATGCCCGCCGCATGGCCACGGCGGCGGCGGCCGAACTGGGAACGTCGGCCGATCGGATACTGGTGAGTTCGACCGGGGTGATCGGCGTTCAGCTCCCGATTGAAAAGATCGAGGCCGGCGTGGTCGGCATGACGGCCGAACTTCAGGGCGATCCCATGGTGGGCGCCGAAGGCATCATGACGACCGACACGCACCCTAAGGCGCTTTCCGCCAGCGTGGGCCCGGCGACCATCACCTGGGTCGCCAAGGGGTCGGGGATGATCGAGCCCAACATGGCCACCATGCTGTCCTACATCTTCACCGATGCGGCCTTTGATGCCGCCACGCTCGATCGCCTGCTTCGCGCGGCCGTGGCCCCCTCGTTCAACATGCTGTCGGTCGACACGGACACCAGCACGTCGGACACCTGTGCCCTGCTGGCGAACGGATTGGCCGGCGCCGTGGACGAAACGGAATTTCTGCGTGTCCTGATTGCCGGCTGCACCCGCATGACGCAGATCCTCGCCCGCGATGGCGAGGGGGCGGAACATCTCATCCGGGTCGAGGTGACGGGAGCCCTGACGGCACAGGAAGCACATGTGGTGGCCAAGTCCATTGTGAACTCACCGTTGGTGAAAACGATGGTTCATGGCGCCGACCCCAATGTGGGGCGCCTGCTGATGGCCGTGGGCAAGTGTTTCGACTGTACCATTCGCCCCGACACCACCGACGCCTGGATCAACGGCTTTCAGGTGGTAGGCCACGGCGAACGACTGGCCTTCGACGACGCCGTGGTGCGCACCACCCTGTCGCAGGAAGTGGTGGTGCTGCGCGTGGCGTTGGGGGTCGGGAGCGGCGACGCCATCGCCTACGGCTGTGACTTCACCAAGGGGTACATCGAGGAGAATGCCTCGTACTACTCGTCGTAA
- a CDS encoding chemotaxis protein CheB has translation MSTPVQDSGVTDIASPGEAPALAICAIGASAGGLEALQQFFDNADPNRGIAYVVVQHLSPDHKSLMVELLRRHTTLQVVRAEDGMRIEPDTVYLNPPKTNMTIDGAELRLSEQPAGHGLHLPIDVFFASLAHARGEFAVGVVLSGTGSDGTRGARELKAEGGLVLVQDPTEAQFDGMPRSVVATGLADQVLAVGDIPATVAQFFLRRGGVRALSSGEQGAGTASQVQRVLGLLRDRLGTDFTGYKPNTIIRRIERRVLMHPGLGWDDYVRMLEDSKQELVQLHRDLLINVTKFFRDEEAFRLLEQRVIPQLIADTPPDAEMRLWIPACSTGEEPYSVVILLLEALERQKLTRSIRVFATDVDQDAVEFAAAGRYGDSIAADMTPERLSRWFVADGDGYKVSRALRDRVIFARHNLLKDPPLTRMDFVSCRNMLIYLGTDLQRRVIALLAYALRARGFLFLGSSETLGPLASLFEVVDAKWKMYQALQPGRHSLAEALPTRPRRPMMQSFSVTTAAEQAVLATRANVSRSASDEGLLEHVFQELTDVLKLRCVVLDADYQLLHTFGDVSGLLKVPAGRSTLEIFKLLPRQLSAALRAALARVAKENRDVLFEGIEVEPNAPTVRLHVRPLDIGPDRQRTYVIFFESGPKPLDGGVADRFAADDSSSLRLSQLEHELQYTKENLQATIEELETSNEELQATNEELLASNEELQSTNEELQSVNEELQTVNAEYQEKIAELISLNNDIENLLRTTGVGTLFVDSSLRIRKFTDAALRLLNVMPQDIGRPLEHIAAKVPGVDIVGMCRRVMVGSVPESHEVQAPDGSHLHIKVLPYLTGEAGPHGVIVSVIDVTEVKRGEERLQHILDSIPSSLAVLGPDGTIVQTNAEWTRYAQANDAAPALVSGIGLNYVAICNASVDDPMAQAVGRGLRELLAGKRERFELQYPCHSPDKRRFFLLQATALADISPRGALVQHFDITAQAVKLEQLTEWVAEVAELNLGNLPAIPE, from the coding sequence ATGAGCACTCCCGTGCAGGATAGTGGCGTGACCGACATTGCCAGCCCCGGCGAAGCCCCGGCGCTGGCCATCTGCGCAATCGGGGCGAGCGCCGGCGGTCTTGAGGCATTGCAACAGTTCTTCGACAACGCCGATCCCAACCGCGGCATTGCGTACGTAGTGGTGCAGCACCTGTCGCCGGATCACAAGTCGCTCATGGTGGAGCTGCTGCGCCGTCACACCACGTTGCAGGTAGTGCGGGCGGAAGACGGCATGCGGATCGAACCGGACACGGTCTATCTCAATCCGCCCAAGACCAACATGACCATCGACGGTGCGGAGCTGCGGCTGTCGGAGCAGCCGGCCGGGCACGGGCTGCATCTCCCCATCGATGTGTTCTTTGCGTCACTGGCCCATGCCCGTGGCGAGTTCGCGGTGGGCGTCGTGCTCTCCGGCACCGGCAGTGACGGGACCCGCGGGGCACGCGAGCTCAAGGCGGAAGGCGGTCTTGTGCTGGTGCAGGACCCCACCGAGGCGCAGTTCGACGGCATGCCGCGCAGTGTGGTGGCGACGGGGCTGGCCGATCAGGTGCTCGCCGTCGGTGACATCCCCGCAACGGTTGCCCAATTCTTCCTGCGCCGCGGCGGCGTGCGGGCGCTGAGCAGTGGAGAGCAGGGGGCCGGGACGGCGTCACAGGTGCAGCGCGTACTGGGGCTTCTCCGGGACCGGCTGGGAACCGACTTCACCGGCTACAAGCCCAACACGATCATCCGGCGCATCGAGCGGCGGGTGCTCATGCACCCCGGGCTGGGGTGGGATGATTATGTCCGGATGCTCGAGGATTCCAAGCAGGAACTGGTGCAGCTGCATCGCGATCTGCTCATCAATGTCACCAAGTTTTTTCGCGATGAGGAAGCGTTCCGGCTGTTGGAGCAACGGGTCATCCCGCAACTCATTGCCGACACGCCGCCCGACGCGGAGATGCGTCTCTGGATTCCCGCCTGCTCTACCGGGGAAGAACCGTACTCCGTGGTCATTCTGCTCCTCGAGGCGCTCGAACGGCAAAAGCTGACGCGCAGCATTCGCGTCTTTGCCACCGATGTGGATCAGGATGCCGTGGAGTTTGCGGCCGCGGGCCGCTACGGCGATTCCATCGCCGCCGACATGACGCCGGAGCGACTGTCGCGCTGGTTCGTGGCCGACGGCGACGGCTACAAGGTCAGCCGGGCGTTGCGTGACCGTGTCATCTTCGCCCGCCATAACCTGCTCAAGGATCCGCCGCTCACGCGCATGGACTTCGTGTCCTGCCGCAACATGCTGATCTATCTGGGCACCGATCTCCAGCGTCGCGTGATTGCGCTGCTCGCTTATGCCCTGCGCGCGCGTGGCTTTCTGTTTCTGGGCTCCAGCGAAACCTTGGGGCCACTGGCCTCGCTCTTTGAAGTAGTCGACGCCAAGTGGAAGATGTATCAGGCCCTGCAGCCGGGGCGTCATTCACTGGCCGAAGCGCTGCCCACACGGCCGCGCCGTCCCATGATGCAGTCGTTTTCGGTGACGACCGCCGCCGAACAGGCCGTCCTCGCCACGCGCGCCAATGTGTCGCGCTCGGCGAGCGATGAAGGGCTGCTGGAACACGTGTTCCAGGAACTCACGGATGTCCTCAAGCTGCGCTGTGTGGTGCTGGATGCGGACTACCAGTTGCTGCACACCTTCGGGGATGTCTCCGGACTGCTCAAGGTACCGGCCGGTCGCTCCACGCTGGAAATCTTCAAGCTGCTGCCGCGCCAGTTGAGTGCGGCGCTTCGAGCGGCGCTGGCACGCGTCGCCAAGGAAAACCGGGATGTCCTCTTTGAAGGCATCGAGGTGGAGCCGAACGCACCGACGGTGCGCCTGCATGTCCGGCCACTGGATATCGGCCCTGATCGGCAGCGGACCTATGTGATCTTCTTTGAGAGCGGTCCCAAACCGCTCGATGGTGGCGTGGCCGATCGATTTGCCGCCGACGACTCATCGTCGCTCCGGTTGTCGCAGCTGGAGCACGAGCTGCAATACACCAAGGAGAATCTGCAGGCCACGATTGAAGAATTGGAAACCTCCAACGAGGAGTTGCAGGCGACCAATGAAGAGTTGCTGGCCTCCAATGAGGAGTTGCAGAGTACCAACGAAGAACTGCAGTCGGTGAACGAGGAGTTGCAGACGGTCAACGCCGAGTATCAGGAAAAGATCGCCGAGCTCATCAGCCTGAATAACGATATCGAGAACCTGCTGCGCACCACCGGCGTTGGCACGCTGTTCGTGGACTCCTCGTTGCGCATTCGCAAGTTCACCGATGCGGCGCTGCGGTTGCTCAACGTGATGCCGCAGGATATCGGGCGGCCGCTGGAGCATATCGCCGCCAAAGTTCCCGGCGTGGATATCGTGGGCATGTGCCGTCGCGTCATGGTCGGGTCCGTCCCGGAATCACATGAGGTGCAGGCGCCGGATGGCTCGCACCTGCACATCAAGGTGCTGCCGTATCTCACGGGCGAGGCGGGGCCGCACGGCGTCATTGTCAGCGTCATCGATGTGACCGAGGTGAAGCGGGGCGAAGAGCGATTGCAGCATATCCTCGACTCCATCCCCTCGTCGCTCGCCGTGCTGGGCCCCGATGGCACCATCGTGCAGACCAATGCCGAATGGACCCGCTACGCGCAGGCCAACGATGCCGCGCCGGCACTGGTATCGGGGATTGGCTTGAACTACGTCGCGATCTGCAACGCGTCGGTCGATGATCCCATGGCGCAAGCAGTGGGACGCGGGCTGCGGGAATTACTGGCCGGAAAGCGCGAGCGCTTCGAGTTGCAGTACCCGTGCCACTCACCAGACAAGCGTCGGTTCTTTCTGCTGCAGGCCACGGCCCTCGCCGACATCTCCCCGCGGGGGGCCCTCGTCCAGCATTTCGACATCACGGCCCAAGCCGTCAAACTAGAGCAACTCACCGAGTGGGTGGCCGAGGTGGCGGAGCTCAATCTTGGCAACCTGCCGGCGATTCCGGAGTAG